One stretch of Strix uralensis isolate ZFMK-TIS-50842 chromosome 17, bStrUra1, whole genome shotgun sequence DNA includes these proteins:
- the RNF185 gene encoding E3 ubiquitin-protein ligase RNF185, translated as MASKGPATSASTKNSSTGGTSGSSSSNGAGDNANQDNTFECNICLDTAKDAVISLCGHLFCWPCLHQWLETRPNRQVCPVCKAGISRDKVIPLYGRGSTGQQDPREKTPPRPQGQRPEPENRGGFQGFGFGDGGFQMSFGIGAFPFGIFATAFNINDGRPPPAVPGTPQYVDEQFLSRLFLFVALVIMFWLLIA; from the exons ATGGCAAGCAAAGGACCCGCGACTTCTGCATCAACAAAGAACTCCAGTACTGGAGGGACCAGTGGCAGCAGTAGCAGTAACGGTGCTGGGGACAATGCTAATCAGGACAATACTTTTGAATGTAACATCTGTTTAGACACTGCCAAGGATGCAGTTATCAGCTTGTGTGGACATCTCTTCTG TTGGCCTTGTTTACACCAG tggCTAGAGACCAGGCCAAACAGACAAGTGTGTCCTGTATGCAAAGCAGGAATCAGTCGAGATAAAGTTATTCCTCTGTATGGAAGAGGTAGCACTGGGCAACAGGACCCCAG agagaaaactCCGCCACGACCCCAAGGACAGAGACCTGAACCAGAGAACAGAGGG GGGTTCCAGGGCTTTGGATTTGGGGATGGTGGCTTCCAAATGTCATTTGGAATTGGGGCGTTTCCCTTTGGTATATTTGCAACAGCATTCAACATAAACGACGGGCGACCTCCTCCAG CTGTTCCAGGGACTCCTCAATATGTGGATGAGCAGTTTCTATCCCGCCTCTTCCTGTTTGTGGCTCTGGTGATAATGTTCTGGCTGTTGATTGCATAA